CACTTATAAACgatcaacggagagctgttaatattataaaacattacattggtaatttttcactaaaatatttgaatatgaaaAAGACTTCGGGCATGAGGTTTTTCTCAGgagtctgaaagcacacaaatttgtgcaacaaggtttgttttcttctttccccAAGTGAGgaatataccaagtgagaacaccggtcttcgacaattattaccaaacgtttctAGCCACAGTTTAAAAACTTACTGTACAAAGAGTCTGTTAAGTTAAAGAAACATTGCAGAGTTGGTatggaaaacaaattgtgaagatcacagatttaaataaaacttacacggtctaatcatgtgatagtaaaaaaaaacatcccttgaaatatttctgtcggAAATGTCACATTTTCATGTGAaataatttcgcgtttggattttatcgctcagtgagcgttttattaatttttttttgcatcgatgtcgtCCAAATTAATGTGTAATCagttttccactattttctcgtgacccagatggccgatcgatctcaaactcaTTCAGGTTTGCCAATTTATATCAATGAggcggattacataaagtgGTTAATGGCAACaactgttttttaaatgttcctttaatccagGACTTAAGGGAAACTGGAGTTGAAgaaatagtcgcagacagtgcTCCTGTGTTTTTGTGATCAACCATTAATTatacatgaaacaacaaaccagtgaaattttgagctaaaTCTTTTGTGAGTCAGGAGAAAGTAGtgaaaaccatgcacaatttcaGTACGTCATCCACAATGTCTTAAGTTTTTGGTATAATTGTTAGAGTAACAACCaaaacttcgtgtatcacaacttatgtataaaataacaaacctgtgaaaatttaggctcaattggtcatcggagtcgggagaaaataacgggaagaCCCACTCCTGTTtcggcacgtttcgccgtgtcaagacatgacgtgtttaaaataaatccgtaattctcgctatcgagaattttttctcaaaaagtaaagtatttcatggaacaacatttcaagagaagtctttcaccattaccttctgtaaaccctgtaaattatttgtaaatctttgaacttttttttctgtaccgaaagtgtataatggctttaactggaaATAAAACACATGCGAAAAAAGAATCACTTTGGCATCACATAATTACCCTTCCTGGCTGGGATTGGCGTTTCCGATACACTGCTTTCTGTTCTTCCCCATAAACACAGATCGCCACGGCAACCAAACACACCAGTGTAATAACCCTCATCTCTCCCGCACAGATTGCGCACCGGGTAGAATCAGTCTTTATGAACACAATTTTACATCCAACGGAACCATCAGGATTTTAGGTTTCAAAGTCCGGACTGAGAGCTATTGCAAAACAACCTCTGCTTTTGTAGACCACATTCGAGGCCTAATaatcaaaattaattaataaaggATATTTAACGCTTGTTTGGGCTCTTTGTAGTTGATTGTTTTATTGTCTGCCTTGGTGCTTTGTTTTCATCCATTGTTCTGTATCTAGATCGACCATAATGGACCCATCCCTTTGCAcgttctttgacaatattatgaACGTTAGGCTGGATTTCAAGTCTAATAATTGTGTGCATTATAAACTAATAAGTGTAGGCCCTACTTTTGAAGGCATCgggaggacactattggttgttactccaaataattgtaagcataaaacttacttgataacgagcaatggagagatgttgataacaaacggctccctcagatgtaacgtagttttttagaaagaggtaatttctcactaaaaaataaaagacttcagtctGAATTTGGCGATGTCTCCTCAAACGTTGAAGCACAGAACCCTGATAACTTGTCACATACACAATCTAGTAATTGCTtgaaatttaataaaacaacaacatatttCAAGGTAATAATTTGTCAGATGTATCCATGAAAACACCAAAATAAAGGCAATTGTTTTTAGTTCTAACCGAATTTATTGGGGCTCAATAAACAATGGAATACAAACAATTAAATGACGCAATACACAATTTTTTCCCCATTAAAGTAAATATTTGGCCTAGTTTATTTCCGATATAAATTAAATGTATCAAGGTTTGCAGAGCAAGATTTATTTTCGTGCCTTCCTAATTAGCCTTCTCTCTAAAACCTTatacacatgacgtcatttcagtagggcgccctcacctagaggtcaacaggaggttgttcattggccaatactgtgcgtcgcgagtacaaatctgtgcgtatcgattgtttcgtcaccgtttttcctctaagatggcggctggatgacgttaatgcataaggtctattgtagttttgtcaaattttagtTGTGAACAATTGAACATGTGAACATGTGAGTCAAGTCTGATATTGCGAGTGGGGGCGTGCGTGTAATATAATTGCCACCGGGATACAGTTAGGGGTGCACCAGACTAAAACTCCCTTCGTAACCAATGCtaaatgctaaatattcaaaaattctcaaaaactattttaaagcctcttgaaaaccaatcagaTATATTTTCAGGAAACGTTTTCGTCCCCTCCTCCCATACGCTGAGTAAACAACGAACGCAGTTTTGTCATATCGTGGGTCGGATGGTGTATTCCTTACAGgttgcattcgattagcttccctgggtctaccccgcggtgctcactcgggtgagcctctGATAataagagctaaacgaacgatcactcaccgctctcgtagtgacgtcatgcatctggggccagcccccaagtgacccactccacaagcagggcactgggggccgacccgggtgagccccgggaatgacgtcaaagctattcgaacgcaccgggggcagaccgggtcgacccaaggaagctaaacgaacgcacccataatatgCAATTCTTTTATACaattaaatcgttgcggtacccgctgctaaagaataggattcgaactgcctctagctactgggcaatctcgggatctagttggtaagacactgctctagaattgcaaaggtcgtgggtttgaatccaacccgaTGACTGTGatttccaccccccccccccccacaaaactCGGAAAAGTACGCATACAGTGCGATCACACATCGGTTTAAGGGTAAAccaaattaaagatgctatgtcatatttttggccgatttggcccaaatttgtttgatataaaattcaataggtattttgatgggggtcgagaaagttacaagctttcattgagccattgctcaattattagtagcagtgaaataaagtgctcaccattagtttttgtcgggatcccaacaatatatcacgtgaccaattctaatgtgttttataagaaacgttttaaattatTGTCATGGTTCccgaccattaaaagtaaaagttaaacttttgttcgttagagcgggtgatactcttagAAATACCATCcactcaaaaaaaattgtttttaatgattggggccaaaaatctgacatagcatctttaatattctttatccccgatgcaaatttaaaatctattaTATACAGTTCTATATCATCACAGTGTCATGTGTGCGAACAGTAAGTATTGCTTTCGCTGAGCTGCAATAAGATGGAACATCTTTGTGATAATAACTATCAAAAGACTGTTTGCCAGAGATGAGAGTTGAATATCTAAATATCTAAATTCAACAATGATGTTGTTTATCTTTTAAAGTcttgtatagacctttatcacgctgtcacaatcttggtcatgttccctgtttccagtaacagtaatgaatgctaacattcattgagcatggcaccagactattatttcgtccagcctcagtttggttacaatgagttggaatggagttaaaccaagatgaccacaccgtgataaagatCTATATGCCTAATACTTCACAAACCGAATGTCTGCTTGAGTTAGCATCAGTGGACCATTCAAAATGCGTTCACCATACATGgtatcttggctggtaatcactAGCCTGGCAAGAAGTATTGTTTAGTGCATGAAGGTCAGTGATTCATATTCAAACCTAAAGAGGCATTACCCGCGGTGGTTATGAATAAATCTCGCTGCCAAGGAAACAGAGAAAACATCGAGTTACCAATTAGCAACTCTCTGTGGgtacgttcgtttagcttccctgggtcgaccccggtgtgtggcgttttttttcccaggacgaacgtgggtaattatctgcacacgttcgtcctggaaaaacaaaacgccgcacaccggggtcgacccggggaagctaaacgaatgcaccctaatagactggccgctggagatagactggccgctggggccgagcgaatgacctgaggtgcatgccgtcaccatgagagggcgagtgtgatcgttcgattagctcttgtcaggggctcacccgaaccgagtgagcactgcggggtcgacccagggaagcttatcgaacgcaacCCAATATTCGCCAAATCGGCTCCAACGACAACGTTTCTGTATATGGAGCGAAAGAGAGCAGCCATTTATAAACTTGAATCTGCTTGTATTACTGCTTTATTTTGAGTCATCCGTTGATGTATTCTTATTGTGGAAAGCATCTAGGACATAAAAGttgcctggggtggatttcacaaaggtagtcctaacttaggactagtcctataggcaatgctaagagataggaccagtcctaagttaggatgagttactggtcctaacttaggaccagtcctatctcttagcattgcctaggactagtcctaagttaggactacctttgtgaaatccacccctgatctgTAAGAAACTGACCTCGGCCGTTGATCACACAAGTATAAATAATATGGAGAAATGTATACATctgttttgattttatttgcAAAAACCACAAGACGAATTATAACAATGATTGCGCAAAAGGGCTTTAGATAAAAGCCATGGACGGATGGAGAACGTTGACGTGCCAAAAATGAACGGCTGCTGAGATGAGAAATAAGAGGGATTGATTAAATGGAGGGCTTTATAGTTAGGAACAATATTCGATGCGGCCATTTTGTCTGAGTTCCCTTCCAACAAAGATAAACCAAACCGATGTGTCAAATGGAAGTAGTCTGGCACCCTTTTCATTATTGAGGCTACTGAAGTATTCATATTTACTGCGTTGACTTTGATGACTTTGATGAATATGGAGGCAGCtttgataaaggtctattgttcttCTATTGTTCTTCTTCTCTCTGCTCCACCTTCTCATATCAACTCGATTGTTCCTCATATATTGGTAATGCGGTGCATTCCATCTCTCGAAGGTCTTGTAAACCAGAGGGGAAGTCAAATAAATTGCAGATTTACAGAATTCTATGGATGTTAGTTCCACTCGACGGAGAAgctgggtatgttcagacagcgtactaacttagacccgaaccggtctaacttttacgagcagcggggggtggtcgtaaaaataaaaacccattgcgttcagacagcacagagttaaacccgatccggtttatcttcggttttaagaggtcaaagtagacgcgaccccgttgctctaacatccggttttattcatcagattcacgcaccgagtatgccgagatccccatgccctggatgatcagacagggcataattattggatacaaatggctcaatcgaacgcggtaacagttttaccgttgggaggatatgggcacttaaaacaaacatgaacacgactcgaaattatttttttaaacaaacaaaatactgatacaaaccgccgagaaaactcaccaaaatgttgtccatattccatgaaacagaacacgtttcatttttgtgttttgttttataccactgtttccaatttaataaatacttttagtttgtacttcaatcgactGGAAGTTGCGacctctcaaaagctggtgccgcgatttttattccgattcgttcataaacacaactacacacgtgcaagttacgtaaatacatgtactttgcagtattttcccaacttcccaacaacgtggtgatattgctggcgtagggaatttcccctacacacagcctcgcgcccactgcagttcattctcctagattgaaagtacagcacgctagtaacggtgacggcaatagaaaggcacatccacgggatcggtgatggtaactatgggatatcagagagtgatcactatgggatggcagcgctgtacatgtgagaagcattacaaaatatgtttcttcgctgcgctcgtagtatacgcatggaaaacagtttcaatttattgtaggacactcaacaaaaaaagcttggaaaataacattttgtttcagaatttaataaatctcgggcgtgggcctgtgttaaactgcatacaccgatcgagagggtttcgccaactcggtaagcggcaagaaagtaatataaatactcggtgcttttcagcatcagaggcaacagaaaccgaaGCACCagaagcactccgggtcccgggcgtgtgcattgaaccacacaatgggtcgtccgttgtgagttaaaaccggatgtcattctgtccacacgcagtgttaaaagataaacccgaaccggtttagacttagaccgcctcgctggacggtttaagttttggggtttaaacccgatccggtctaactttatttgcgttcacacgcacaaaagttgaacccgaaccggtctaagtggacttagaccaactttagtacggcgtgtgaacgacctcgcTGTCAGACTAAAGTGATGCATTAGCcgttagtcaaggcgcacgcggcaccccCAGATGCCACCCACGAATCCAAATGTCACGTGCGCCTCGGGGCTTGGTAGCGTCTATTGTGCAGTGTGGTTTTGACGTCTAGGTAATTGATTTGGTCTTGGTTGTTTATGCTTAGTTGTTGCTCTGGAAACAAGGCCGTCGCTGTGCAGTTGTGATAATAACTGTTTCAATGGAACACCTCTTCGTAAATTTCAATATCGGTTTACACACTTGGCTCGACTAACAGCTTCAAGCTATTAAACCACTGAAAACAGCCAAGTCAGTTAGGTGTTTAAACACTCGCCGTCTGCAAACAGCAACAGTTTTCAGGGATTATTTAAAACCTGAAATAATTTTGATGAATAACGAAGTGTTTCACAAATGTTAAGACTATTACGAGATAAGCATTGCGGTTGTTGGTCTTGTTCAGCGGTTTGGTTGAGGCTGTCCGGCATCTTAGTGCACCATCGTCAGGCGGCGGTTACGTCTTGAAACAGTTATTCAACTCAATTCGCCTTTACTATCAATTTcccacattttgagaaacttgcAAGATGCGTGTATTTCAAGTGTTAAGTCTTCTTCTTTGGATTTACTGTGGTCGCATTTTCGCTGAAATATGCCCCCTTGATTGGCACCGATACGGCGAGTCGTGTTACTTCATTATAACTGACATGATGGATTGGTACCAAGCAAATCGAACTTGTGTCGAGTCACGAGGAAACCTGGCTGTCCCAAACTCACAATCCGAACAAGATTACATATGGGAACTATTTCTGAATGAGTTTGATCAGAAACCTGACACCAGTCTCTGGTTTGGTTGCAATGACATCGAGGAGGAGGGAAACTGGCAGCACTGTCCGTTGAAGGGTGAGAACAATGGATATGAAAATTGGGCGATTGGAGAACCAAACAATATACCTGAATcagattgtgtcaaaatgtggTATACTCGTAATGGTCTATGGGACGATACTCAATGCAGTCGCGAAGACGAGTACGCAGTCTGTGAGCAACATGTGAAGACCCCATCGGTACCCACTACGCTGCCCGACATTAACGGCCGCCTCACTCCTCAGTGCCTGCTACACCACGCCATGAGGGAGCTAATGGGCAATGGTGTTGTGTCGTGCGGTAAGTCTTGCCGATCACACCCTCTATGTTACTCCTTCAATCTGCTGGAATTAGATTGCCCGCCTAGTAACAACACTTCTTAGAAAACGACTGATGAAGAAACTGATGGAGGGATCTAGGACATACGAATTGACTGATCTGTAAGAAACTGTCCTCAACCCACAAATACATCAGTAGAAATATTAGaaatatcataataataatactaatatcgaagtctttaAGCGAACGTATCATACcaaataaggtactcaaggcgctggcgctgagtatatacaaactttcagaaagataggttattgcagtgatgaattctgagacccaattatttagcaccttttaggtttacaaggtgtaacgacgcatacagcagccacagccaggaacaccggggcgaaccccttctcttttcgataagtgcactgggttcttttacatgcgttacacaacacctgagaccaacggctttacgtcccatccgagggacgaagcaatggttaagtgtcttgcttaaggacacaagtgtcataactTCGGATTAGAACCCACACTGTGTGcgggtcagaaacaccagagttcgaATTCGgtgcccttaaagacagtggacactattggtaattgtcaaagactagtcttcacagttggtgtatctcagaatatgcataaaataacaaaactgtgaaaatttgagctcaatcggtcgtcgaagttgcgagataataatgaaagaaaaaacacccttgtcacacgaagttgtgtgctttctgatgcttgatttcgagacctcaaattctaaacttgaggtctcgaaatcaaattcgtggaaaattacttctttctcaaaaactacgtcactttagagggaactgtttctcacaatgttttatactatcaaccgctccccattactagtaatcaagaaaggttttatgatgataattattttgagtaattaccaatagtgtccaatgcctttaacgaTGATACCAAACGCGTAGGAGAAATTGGGCGAATGGATGGAACCAAACAATGAATACGAATTGGATTGTGGATAAAGGTGAGATACGAATGAATAGGTCCGGCAAGTTGAGGGGGAAACGTactaatctgggcccaatttcatggctctgctttataacgccgaattctgcacttacgaccACGATTACCCGCtaacgtgcaagcgccgaatttctgcgctatagccttgtaagcgtataATGCttggtaacgtggagtacgcacgcgcagaggCCAAAATTAGCccctaacccgtgaaatacgcttgccgtgagcacagaattccctgcttccgtaagcgtcgattctgtgcttacggtaagcagagccatggaatttGGCCCAGTTCGCAGCTCTGTTTAAACTGTTTCTGCAGAAATACAAAGGCCTTAAATGATATCAAATACATGAAGAATTGCATTGGTGTTTAAATGTCTTCAAGAAATAGCACCAGGCTACTTATCATCTTGCCTTGCTCTCTACCAACCGCCACGCTCAAGCTTGCGATCAGCTTCTGACAACACACGCCTAACTACGGAAGCTTAAATTGCCATCATGTTACTCAGTTATCAAGATAATTTATCTCAGAAACACGAAATATTTTCTTGGAAACACAGAATTCAATAATAATTTATCTTGGAAACACGGAATTCCAAGATGAGGTATTTTGGAAACACGGAATTCCAAGATGAGGTATCTTGGAAACACAGAACTCCAAGATGAGGcatctttgaaaaaaagaatTCAATGATAAGGTATCGTGGAAACACGGAATTCCAAGATGAGGTATCTTGGAAACTCGGAATTCAATGATAAGGTATCTAGGAAACACGGAATTCCAAGATGAGATATCTTGGAAACACAGAATTCAATGGTAACGTATCTTGGAAACTCGGAATTCAGTGATAAGGTATCTTGGAAATACGGAGTTCCAAGATGAGGTATCTTGGAAACTCGGAATTCAATGATAAGGTATCTTGGAAACACAGAATTCATTGATAAGGTATCTTGGAAACACGGAATTCCAAGATGAGGTATCTTGGAAACACAGAATTCAATGATAAGGTATCTTGGAAACACTGAATTCAATGATAAGGTATCTTGGAAACACGGAATTCAATGATAAGGTATCTTGGAAACACGGAATtctacggtggctgatctccgccaacaaataaaccctttttcagtagggcgttataacgccctattttacggcgttataacgccctacgCTCAttcggcgttataacgccctaaattacggcgttataacgccctaattgagaaatagggcgttataacgccctaattttaCGGAGTTACAACGCCCtattagggcgtaataacgctctatacggcgttataacgtccttatttacggcgttataacgccctaattgagTAATAGGGCgatataacgccctaattttacggccttataacgccctattagggcgtaataatgccctatacggcgttataacgaCCTAATTTACGGCGTTATAGCGCCCTAAAGTACTACTTATCAAAAATGTTCATTCAAATTGATGCgtattttaaaaaccttttaaagtcacacggagtggggggggggggggggagagggcaGCGGATGACAATCATGAAAATGtctaaacattatttaaaaaacaaaattttggggaaaaaatcactATATCAAGGGAGGCTagctatttttatttctttttataggGCGTTATTAAGccctaatagggcgttataacgccgtaaaattagggcgttataacgccctatttctcAATCAGGGCattataacgccgtaatttagggcgttgtaacgccgtatagggcgttataactgaaaaagtgtttatttgttggcggagatcagccaccgtaaTATCCTCTACAAAAAGCTCATGAACATATCTTGAATATAAGAATACATTGTAGCAACGTCACGACAACGTTACACATTATGCACATTTCGAGATCAGGCTTAGATGTGGTTAAATACTGCATataaatatacaacaaaataatcaattatTTACTACATACACGATAAATTCATCtatttggggaaaaaatcaatcgattttattaggtgttcgggccaacagcccggaacacctcttgtttttgttcggtttttatttattaggtgttcgggcaacagcccgaacaactcattgattttgttcgtttttttttaggtgttcgggcaacagcccgaacaactcattgattttgttcgttttttttaggtgttcgggcaacagcccgaacaactcgttgattttgttcgttttttttttttttttttttggtttttcttattcttctcgctgtcgattgtccgcaagaaaaagcatagttgcgaagcttgcattaagttgaaattttgcacacaggtagacaataaccagtagatgatgcaaaagttgttacgtcacgatgacgtcatcagttgacgagatacactaattcaaagtttattatttcaaaaaatcataactttagatctacatgagggatttttacaatcaatacatcatcggaaagggcattaaaaactccgtaaacgcctcacagtcatgaccccattttgattttgtcttccggctcaaaagagaggttgaaaatttcaaaattcatgtataaagaactacaaaattccccattgattgcgcgtaaagatttcacgattacatgtacatgtactttgtcaccacgtgtaagcatgcggtgcattgcggtcaccacgtgtaagtatgcggtgcattgcgatCACCACGTGTAagaagtatgcggtgcattgaggagcataaccacgctctgcaccacgtgttgatcgtgttagtctgcgttcgaggcgttctcaacacaatgtcaattttcttcaaaattaattacttggttttatctacgaccatactgcgttgataacacctgttctcgtccggtcactgaggtttagcaaaatcgggcccagtcagtattttgatgggagaccacgtggcgaccaaaatttgtactatttatttttgtatttaattttttttctcctataaatagcctcgtttttagtctgttttcaaggcgttttcaacatacatttcccttccggttagttagtctctactccagtcgtcattatgcattaagctcctatatcctcaatcacaaaagctattttgacaatctatacatcatatgaaagggctttacgtatgtagtctgttttcaaggtgtttcaacaaacacttcccttccggttagttagtctcttctccagtcgtcattatgcatagttcATATTATGTcctaaaccacaaaagctattttgacaatctgtacatgatatgaaagggctttacgtacgtagtctgttttcaaggcgttttcaacaaacatttcccttctggttagttagtctcttctccagtcgccaatattcatcagttcacgtttcctcaaacacaaaagctattttgacaatctatacatcatatgaaagggcctcacgtgtTCCAcgaaaatgggtatgttggtgaccttctcttgactttttgacctttttaaactggaagagcctgtaaaatgctttgaaaaggcattatttaaaggcttttaggttgaaatgtacactttttgatgctttttccataaaattattacacatcaagaaaactgtttggttttgatttctttgtaaattgacgggatacttacaatacttgtttaatttattcaaacactgacccaacaatagccgaacacctagtgtttgtttttacaaacactatatctagttaggtgttcgggccaacagcccggaacacctcttatttttgttcgttttttttttcttcttaggtgttcgggccaacagcccggaacacctcttatttttgttcgttttttttttctttttcttcatacttcttcttcttcttcttcttcttctgaacgtcccttgtccgctaacaaaagcgcctttccaaaactcgtatgaacttgaaacttcacacatagttagcgatttattaggagaagaaaccgtgtgagttacgtcatgatgacgtcatcaattcttgagttatgaatattcaaagtttattaattcaaaaaatcataacttttgatctacatgagggattcttactaTCGAAACAttatcggaatcgtcattgaaaactccgtaaacgccccacagacatgaccccattttgatgttgtcttccggctcaaaagagaggttgaaaatttcaaaattcacgtgtaaagaacaacgtaaatccccattggtatatgcataaacattgcacgtaggcatacacacaacgtgtagtgtattagcggtgcagcagagtcacgctccagtgatcatccatagagcgcgaaaaagcttcatgaagaatagtcttgtaggatttgaaatagtcttcgttcaaggcggttaaaacatacatgccccttacagtc
Above is a genomic segment from Asterias amurensis chromosome 6, ASM3211899v1 containing:
- the LOC139938150 gene encoding perlucin-like protein, with amino-acid sequence MRVFQVLSLLLWIYCGRIFAEICPLDWHRYGESCYFIITDMMDWYQANRTCVESRGNLAVPNSQSEQDYIWELFLNEFDQKPDTSLWFGCNDIEEEGNWQHCPLKGENNGYENWAIGEPNNIPESDCVKMWYTRNGLWDDTQCSREDEYAVCEQHVKTPSVPTTLPDINGRLTPQCLLHHAMRELMGNGVVSCGKSCRSHPLCYSFNLLELDCPPSNNTS